One region of Polynucleobacter sp. SHI8 genomic DNA includes:
- a CDS encoding malonyl-CoA decarboxylase produces MTILQKISQVRSLSRAINAAKKILTERGEANSTSMANDILGQYRLLNEEQKISFYHALATKFNPDPSVVLKVAQEYAQDPTGKNLIQLTKVTEAPRQELLRRINRVDGGTKEIVAMRRHLIKILDKQPDLKPLDYDLHHLFVSWFNPGFLKMHRVDWRSPAHILEKIIQHEAVHEIDGWDDLRRRLQPDRRCFAFFHPQLPDEPLIFVEVALVPEISAAIGPLVNKKSETVDSSQFKAAIFYSISNCEPGLKGVSLGNFLIKRVATYLKNEFPSLKTFVTLSPIPGFMDWVIAGANLGENFTEQPVLAKVAKYLEQINLKKQSWPEKLSSGWHPDTAPEEEKNALIGLCAIYLAKFSVRRGGNPVAKFHLGNGAQLYRINWAGDLSKKGLRQSASLMVNYMYDLDKIEDNHERFVNGEVIYSRLVTKIL; encoded by the coding sequence ATGACCATATTGCAAAAAATATCTCAAGTGAGATCTTTATCCAGAGCAATCAATGCAGCAAAAAAAATTCTGACGGAGCGTGGAGAAGCCAATTCAACAAGTATGGCTAATGACATTTTAGGTCAGTACCGCTTACTCAATGAAGAGCAAAAAATTAGTTTCTATCACGCCCTTGCAACAAAATTTAATCCTGATCCAAGCGTTGTTTTAAAAGTTGCGCAAGAGTATGCCCAAGATCCTACCGGTAAAAACTTAATTCAATTAACGAAAGTTACTGAAGCCCCACGTCAAGAGTTACTAAGACGCATTAACCGTGTTGATGGTGGGACCAAAGAGATTGTGGCAATGCGTCGCCATCTCATTAAAATACTCGACAAACAACCCGATTTAAAGCCATTAGATTACGACTTGCATCATTTGTTTGTATCTTGGTTTAATCCAGGATTTTTAAAGATGCACCGAGTGGACTGGCGTTCACCTGCGCATATTTTAGAAAAAATTATCCAGCATGAAGCGGTTCATGAGATTGATGGCTGGGATGATTTAAGAAGAAGATTGCAGCCTGATCGTCGTTGCTTTGCATTCTTTCACCCGCAGTTGCCAGATGAACCACTCATTTTTGTTGAAGTTGCATTAGTTCCAGAAATTTCGGCAGCCATTGGGCCTTTAGTAAATAAGAAATCAGAGACTGTCGACTCCTCTCAGTTCAAAGCAGCCATTTTTTATTCAATTAGTAACTGTGAGCCAGGATTAAAAGGCGTATCCCTAGGTAACTTTCTGATCAAGAGAGTGGCTACTTACTTAAAAAATGAATTCCCAAGTTTAAAAACCTTTGTCACCTTATCGCCCATTCCAGGCTTTATGGATTGGGTGATTGCGGGCGCTAATTTAGGTGAAAACTTTACAGAACAGCCCGTTTTGGCCAAAGTGGCAAAGTATCTTGAACAAATTAATTTAAAGAAGCAATCTTGGCCAGAAAAATTATCGAGTGGGTGGCATCCGGATACGGCTCCTGAGGAAGAAAAAAATGCGCTAATTGGACTATGCGCTATTTACTTAGCAAAATTTTCGGTCAGAAGAGGAGGAAATCCAGTTGCTAAGTTCCACTTAGGCAATGGCGCGCAGTTGTATCGAATTAATTGGGCAGGTGATTTATCGAAAAAGGGATTACGTCAATCCGCTAGTCTGATGGTGAACTATATGTACGATTTGGACAAAATAGAGGATAATCATGAACGTTTTGTGAATGGTGAAGTCATCTACTCACGATTGGTTACCAAAATACTTTAA
- the lgt gene encoding prolipoprotein diacylglyceryl transferase encodes MIHPQFDPVALQIGPIAVHWYGLMYLLAFIQYLLLGRLRVAQPHIKAQGFVKEDLEDLLFYAVLGVILGGRLGYCLFYMPGHYLSHPLDIFKVWQGGMAFHGGFLGVIAAIAWFSRKRQIPFFHVADMIAPLVPFGIAFGRIGNFINGELWGRPTDVAWGMIFPQAGDQLVRHPSQLYEFAGEGILLGIILWLYARHPRRSGQTSGVFMIGYGVFRFLAEFTREPDRFLGTLSFGLSMGQWLSLPMILLGAYLLLRSKKDK; translated from the coding sequence GTGATTCATCCTCAATTTGATCCTGTAGCACTTCAGATAGGTCCAATTGCAGTGCATTGGTATGGGCTGATGTACCTTTTAGCATTTATACAATATTTATTGCTAGGACGTTTACGAGTTGCTCAACCTCATATCAAGGCTCAGGGTTTTGTCAAAGAAGATTTAGAAGATCTTTTGTTTTATGCTGTTTTAGGTGTTATTTTAGGTGGTCGATTGGGGTATTGTTTGTTTTACATGCCAGGCCATTATTTAAGTCATCCTTTAGATATTTTCAAAGTATGGCAGGGCGGAATGGCATTTCATGGTGGATTTTTAGGAGTCATTGCCGCAATTGCTTGGTTTTCTAGAAAGCGTCAGATTCCATTTTTTCATGTGGCCGATATGATTGCGCCTTTAGTACCTTTTGGGATTGCATTTGGCCGAATCGGTAACTTTATTAATGGCGAACTTTGGGGACGACCAACAGATGTTGCTTGGGGTATGATTTTTCCACAAGCAGGAGATCAATTGGTACGACACCCATCACAGTTATATGAGTTTGCTGGTGAGGGAATATTGCTTGGGATCATTCTGTGGTTATACGCAAGACATCCTCGTAGAAGTGGGCAAACATCCGGTGTTTTTATGATTGGTTATGGCGTCTTTCGTTTTTTAGCAGAATTTACACGTGAACCAGATCGTTTTTTAGGAACCCTATCTTTTGGATTGTCGATGGGGCAATGGTTATCCCTTCCCATGATTCTTTTGGGAGCTTATTTGCTACTTCGATCAAAAAAAGACAAATAA
- a CDS encoding DNA polymerase III subunit chi: MARVDFHSQVGDKLTYTCRLVRKICSLATEAEPIKKIVIVGSSADIEQLNQMLWSFSAEEFLPHCLIDDESAEFTPILLATVYDESEFQNIPHQDVFIHLGQDFLEDIEKITDRFARVIEVVSLAEHEVLAGRQRYKQYRSMGVELFNHDQKGAK; encoded by the coding sequence GTGGCTCGAGTTGATTTTCATAGTCAAGTTGGTGATAAGTTAACTTATACGTGCCGGCTCGTGCGAAAAATATGTTCACTTGCCACGGAAGCTGAGCCAATAAAAAAAATAGTTATTGTTGGTTCATCAGCGGACATTGAACAACTCAATCAAATGCTTTGGAGTTTTAGTGCGGAAGAGTTTTTGCCGCACTGTTTAATCGATGACGAATCTGCAGAATTCACCCCAATTCTATTAGCAACCGTCTATGATGAATCGGAATTTCAGAACATCCCGCATCAAGATGTTTTCATTCATTTGGGACAAGATTTTTTAGAAGATATTGAAAAAATTACTGATCGTTTTGCTCGAGTGATTGAAGTCGTATCCCTTGCAGAGCATGAAGTGTTGGCTGGTAGGCAACGCTATAAACAATATCGATCGATGGGTGTAGAACTCTTCAATCATGATCAAAAGGGAGCCAAGTGA
- a CDS encoding leucyl aminopeptidase → MQTKFITKVFPEDQNRITAQLSSSVDCIILPLCQMKEAAKSVLPKSLAGIDKLLDGALSAPIKNKDFSGKVGETLMIHQNSSWKGKGIHAQRILIVGLGEHTQLSEKTSESKLLAEYTKATRSALRVIISSNSQTVLWLLDQEIDQQKDHVYSQIIRQTISLSEEACYRFGVRFKQFKTKPEDIAVTLKSVAFATTTQFEKSLKEIIRVGVAVAQGMSLAKDLGNLPPNICNPSYLAKTAQTISKDHALKVQILERKDMEQLGMGAFLAVTQGSDSPPKFIIMHHQGGLAKEAPIVIVGKGITFDTGGISLKPGEGMDEMKYDMCGAASVLGTMQAVAQMRLKKNVIGVIPTCENMPSGKATRPGDIVVTMSGQTVEILNTDAEGRLILCDALTYVERFKPKAVIDIATLTGACVIALGGVHTGLFSKNDDLVKDLLEAGQRSLDTAWHMPLDDAYQDLLKSNFADMANIGGRPAGSVTAACYLSRFTHAYPWAHLDIAGTAWKSGAAKGATGRPVPLLTEYLMKVK, encoded by the coding sequence ATGCAAACAAAATTTATAACCAAAGTTTTCCCTGAAGATCAAAATCGTATAACTGCACAATTATCTTCTTCAGTTGACTGTATCATTTTACCCCTTTGCCAAATGAAAGAGGCGGCAAAGTCAGTCTTGCCAAAATCCTTAGCAGGAATTGATAAATTACTTGATGGAGCCTTGAGTGCGCCCATTAAAAATAAAGATTTTTCAGGAAAAGTAGGTGAGACTTTGATGATTCACCAAAATAGTTCATGGAAGGGTAAGGGAATACATGCGCAACGTATCCTGATTGTGGGTTTAGGTGAACATACGCAATTATCGGAAAAAACGTCTGAAAGTAAATTACTAGCCGAATACACAAAAGCAACACGCTCGGCATTAAGAGTAATTATCTCTTCGAATTCTCAAACTGTACTTTGGTTGTTAGATCAAGAGATTGATCAGCAAAAAGATCACGTATATAGCCAAATCATTCGTCAGACCATTAGTTTGAGCGAAGAAGCTTGTTATCGTTTTGGTGTTCGGTTCAAACAATTCAAGACCAAGCCTGAAGATATTGCCGTGACATTAAAGTCCGTGGCTTTTGCAACAACGACTCAATTTGAAAAGTCACTGAAAGAAATCATTCGAGTTGGAGTGGCCGTTGCACAGGGTATGAGCTTGGCAAAGGATCTCGGTAATTTACCTCCCAATATTTGCAACCCTAGCTATTTAGCTAAAACGGCGCAAACGATTAGTAAAGATCATGCGTTAAAAGTTCAAATCTTAGAGCGTAAGGATATGGAACAATTGGGTATGGGGGCATTTTTGGCGGTGACTCAAGGTTCCGACTCTCCGCCAAAATTTATCATCATGCACCACCAAGGTGGTCTGGCTAAAGAGGCGCCCATTGTGATTGTTGGTAAGGGGATTACATTCGATACGGGCGGTATTTCTTTAAAGCCCGGTGAAGGCATGGACGAGATGAAATACGACATGTGTGGTGCCGCTTCAGTATTAGGCACGATGCAAGCTGTTGCGCAAATGCGCCTCAAGAAAAATGTCATTGGCGTCATTCCGACCTGTGAAAACATGCCATCAGGTAAAGCCACTCGACCTGGGGATATTGTTGTGACCATGTCGGGTCAAACGGTTGAGATTTTAAATACAGACGCTGAAGGTCGATTGATTTTATGTGATGCGCTGACCTACGTGGAGCGCTTTAAACCAAAAGCAGTCATTGACATTGCAACACTTACTGGAGCGTGTGTGATTGCTTTGGGTGGGGTACATACTGGTCTATTTAGTAAAAATGATGATTTGGTAAAAGATCTTTTAGAAGCTGGCCAACGTTCTTTGGATACCGCTTGGCATATGCCATTAGATGACGCATACCAAGACTTATTAAAATCTAATTTCGCGGACATGGCGAATATTGGCGGTAGACCTGCAGGAAGCGTTACAGCTGCATGTTACTTATCCAGATTTACACATGCTTACCCATGGGCGCATTTAGACATTGCAGGAACAGCTTGGAAAAGTGGGGCTGCAAAAGGTGCCACTGGTAGACCGGTGCCATTGTTGACAGAATATTTGATGAAGGTGAAATAA
- the lptF gene encoding LPS export ABC transporter permease LptF: MIFEQSLRKELSYTTGAVFLVLMTIMMTTLVIRILGYAATGSINPKDVVILIMLAVIGYIAVILSVSLFVATMMVLIRWHKDSEMVVWYASGLNLRMLYGPVLRFASPWITIIAVMAIFVWPWTNAKTSEITQKFKGRDETAMLIPGQFFESVNSSRVFFIENIDAATNKIHNIFVADHKNARLTIAMAESGKINFLDNGIKQIQIENGKRYEGEPNKGDFKILEFEGYTVDIEKKAPKPLNYSPKESTSLFLLENPNPIAMGEILWRIGLPLMAFGLVLIAVPLAYVNPRRGNYINLIYAVFTYLIYSNLLNISQTLVSDGKESFMKAFWPIHLFAILIAFFLVQHRINPAISWRKRQIPGGYKL; this comes from the coding sequence ATGATTTTTGAACAATCTCTCAGGAAAGAACTATCCTACACTACAGGTGCTGTCTTTCTTGTGCTCATGACCATTATGATGACTACCCTTGTGATTCGTATTCTAGGGTATGCCGCAACTGGCTCAATTAATCCGAAAGATGTTGTTATCCTCATTATGTTAGCTGTGATTGGTTACATTGCAGTCATTCTGTCGGTTTCGTTGTTTGTGGCAACTATGATGGTTTTAATTCGTTGGCATAAAGACTCAGAAATGGTGGTCTGGTATGCCAGTGGACTGAATTTAAGAATGCTCTATGGTCCTGTTTTGCGTTTCGCAAGCCCTTGGATTACCATCATTGCGGTCATGGCAATTTTTGTTTGGCCCTGGACCAACGCTAAAACTTCTGAAATCACTCAAAAATTTAAGGGGCGCGATGAAACGGCCATGTTGATTCCGGGTCAATTTTTTGAATCCGTGAATTCCAGCCGAGTTTTTTTTATTGAAAATATCGATGCCGCAACGAACAAAATTCATAATATTTTTGTTGCTGATCATAAAAATGCTCGCTTGACAATCGCCATGGCAGAGTCTGGAAAAATTAATTTTTTAGACAATGGTATTAAGCAGATACAAATTGAAAATGGCAAGAGATATGAGGGAGAGCCAAATAAAGGTGATTTCAAAATCTTAGAATTTGAAGGCTATACGGTTGATATTGAAAAAAAAGCTCCTAAACCACTTAATTACAGCCCTAAGGAATCCACTAGTTTATTTCTGTTAGAAAACCCTAACCCAATCGCCATGGGTGAAATATTGTGGCGCATAGGACTACCATTAATGGCGTTTGGACTTGTGCTTATTGCTGTTCCTCTTGCTTATGTGAACCCTCGCAGGGGTAATTACATCAATCTGATTTATGCCGTATTTACCTATTTAATTTATAGCAACCTTTTAAATATTTCGCAAACATTGGTCTCTGATGGTAAAGAATCCTTTATGAAGGCTTTTTGGCCAATCCATCTGTTTGCTATTTTGATTGCGTTTTTCTTAGTGCAACATCGCATTAACCCAGCCATCAGCTGGAGGAAGCGGCAGATTCCTGGTGGATACAAACTGTAA